GGTGCGCTGGAACGACCCGCAGCGCGGCCTGGTGCCGCCGTCGGAGTTCATCGCGGTGGCCGAGGAGACCGGCCTGATCGTGCCGCTCGGGACAGAGGTGCTGCGCCAGGCGACGCGGCAGCTCGCCGCGTGGACCGCGTCGCACCCCGCCGCCCGCGACGTCACCGTCTCCGTCAACGTCTCCGCCCGCCAGCTCGTGGACCCCGAGCTGGTGCCCACCGTCGCGCGGACGCTCGCCGACTCCGGGCTGGCGCCGCACCGGCTGCACCTCGAGATCACCGAGACCGTCCTCATGGACGACGTCGACGGGTCGATCGAGGTGCTGCGGGCGCTGGCGGCGCTCGGCGTGACGTTGGAGATCGACGACTTCGGCACCGGCTACTCGTCGCTGAGCTACCTGAAGCGGCTGCCGGTGGACACGCTCAAGGTGGACCGGTCGTTCGTCGCCGGCATCGACCGCGACCCCGACGACGCGTCGATCGTCGCCGCGATCGCCGCCCTGGGGCGCGCGCTCGGCCTGCGGCTGCACGCCGAGGGCGTCGAGGACGAGCACCAGCGGGCGGCGTTGCGGGCGCTCGGCTGCGACGTCGCGCAGGGCTACCACTGGAGCGCGCCGGTGCCGGCCGAGGAGGCCGCGCGGTGGCTGCGTCGCCGACCGCGCACCGTCCTGCCGCACCAGCGCGCGGGCGGCGGCGACGTGCTCCCGATGGCCCGCCGCGCGGCCGCCCGCCGCTAGGTCTTGCGGGTCAGGCGGCCGGCGGCTCCGGCAGCAGGCCGAGCTGCGCCATGACCGCCAGGTCGTTCATCAGCACCGTGTGCCGGTAGCCGAGGCCGCCGCGGAACTCCGCGATGTTGAGGCTGGCGAAGTCGACGCTCCGCCCGGTCGCGGGGATGCCGTTGAAGTCGCCGGTGTGGGTGCCGGTGGCGCGCACCGACCAGGCGATCCGGTCGCCCTCCTCGATCAGGTCGCCGACCTCGCAGTGGATGTCCGCGAAGCCGTTGCGCCACGCCGTGACGTAGCCCTTGAACCCCTCGCGGTCGAACGTCCCCTGCGGCGTGACCGTCCGGAAGTCCGGGTGGAACAGGTCGTCCACCATGTCGATCTTGCCGAGGTTGATGACCTCGTCGAACATGCGCCGGATGGTGTCCTTGTTGGACATGGCTGGTCTCCTCCCGTTCGGCGCGAACGACGCTCCTCGCGCGCGCGGGTGGTCGGCAAGAGCGCGTTCGGGCTAGCCCGCCGTCGGACACCGAGGTGTGCCTGCGCAGTTCTGCCCATGGTGGCGCCGTTGTCGCGACGGTATTTCCAGTGCGCCAGCAATCTGCCAGCATCCGAAGCAGCTCTGCAACGGACCGTCGAAACCCGTCGGCCGTGCCCGCTGGTCCGCGGCGCCACGGATGGCAATGTGGACACTGCCGGTACGTGTGCGTCGGCCGCGAGGTCAATGGTCAGAGAATTGAAGACGGGGGTTGGCTGGTGGGCTCGAGCGATCCCACGGCATGGGCCGTGACCGCGACCGGTTACATGCTTCCTACACTTGTCGCCGTCGTCCGGCGGACAGGGATGCTTCACCGGCGAGCTCTCGGCAACGCCTGCTTTGGGTGGCTCGTTGTGCCGTGGCTCTATTACCTGTACCGAGCCATCACTGATATCCGTCCACAGGTCGTTCCGGGGCGGCGTCCGTGGCGAGGCGTCACGTGGGACACGGGATGGCGCCAGAATGTCCTTGCGGTGCTGTTATGGCAGCGCGCTCCCGGGTGGTACCCCGACCCGAAAGTGCCGCGAGTTCACCACCCGTACTGGAATCCGCTCCGCTACTTCGACGGTCAACGATGGACCGATTCGGTATACGTGACGCCGGCATGGCTACCGGACCCGGACGGGTCGGTATGGCTGCGCTGGTGGGACGGTGACGACTGGGCTGGCGAGTACATGGCCCCTCCTCCCGCGGTCTGCGGGCATCCGGTCGAGTACAAGGGAGCGGCCCGGTACGACGGGCGCGAGTCATGCACCCTGTGCGGCTGGATCGGACCGTGTCCCCACCTCAGGCGCATTTCGTCCCAGTACCCGGGCGCGCTGGGACCGGACATCGACTGCGGCGACTGCGGTGCCGTGCTCGCCCGGGGCTCCCGATACGCCCCTCCGCCTCCCCCCAGCCGGTGACGACGGCTCGACCTGCGAACCAGGGACTATGAGCTCGACTCGGTGGTCCAGGAGGCCCACAACGCCGCGTACGAGCCGTGGGCGGCGAGCAGCTCGTCGTGGGCGCCGAGCTCGGTGACGCGCCCGCCCTCCACGACCG
This genomic stretch from Mycobacteriales bacterium harbors:
- a CDS encoding ester cyclase, yielding MSNKDTIRRMFDEVINLGKIDMVDDLFHPDFRTVTPQGTFDREGFKGYVTAWRNGFADIHCEVGDLIEEGDRIAWSVRATGTHTGDFNGIPATGRSVDFASLNIAEFRGGLGYRHTVLMNDLAVMAQLGLLPEPPAA